The Phycisphaeraceae bacterium genomic sequence CGAGCAACGATTCGCGGTCGGCGAAGGCAGTCCCGCCCCGCAAATGAGCCGCGTGGAGATGGATATCGCACCGGGAGCAACCAGTCGTGCGGTGTTGGAGGTGGATTCAAGGGTCGCTCAGGTATGCGGCAGGCTGGCGGATGATGCGCTGTCGCTCGATAACGAAGTAGTTCTTGTTCCGCCTCCTGATAAAAAAGTACGAGTTCAGGTGGCGATCACCGATCCGAAGCTCCGTCCGCTGGTCGAACTCGCCATTAAATCAACCGATGAAGCTATCCTCGTACCGTCGCGTGCGGATGTGATGATCAGCGACGCCTACGCTGCTCCTGTCCGTGGAACCTGGCAGGTGATGATTGAAAATCCTGTCGGTGACTCAGCCACGCCGTATGTCGGGCCGTTCGTCGTCAACCGCGCACATCCAGTCGCACGGGGTTTGACTCTCGATGGAATCGTCTGGAGCGGCCAGCCCCCGCTTACCGACGCTGCCGCCACTCAGCCGCATAACACAGCCTGGCCGATCATCTCCGCCGGCAACACGCCGCTGCTGACCGACGCGGAGCGTGCCGGTCGTGATCACGACCTTTGGCTCAGTCTGCGCAGCGAACTGTCCACGCTTACTCAGGCACCCGCGTGGCCGATCCTCTGGTGGAATCTCGTGCACTGGCGTGCCACAACACTTCCGGGACTGGATGACGCGACAGTCCACGTCGGCGGTGAAGTCGGGCTGGCGGTGCGTTCGGACGTGGAACAGATCGAACTGACGACTCCCAGCGGGGCAGTGCGGCGCTTTGCCGCAGACGATGGCCGTGTCACGATGCGCGCAGAGGAAACCGGCGTCTATCAAGTCCGGGTCGGCACAGCCGAGTACGCCTTTTCCGCTGCTCCGATGAATCGCGATGAATCCGACCTGAGTCGTGCCGCGACCAGCGCAGCCGGTGCTTGGGAGACGCGCGGCCGGATGTTGCCGGGATATCACGATCTGACTTGGCTGCTGCTGGTCTCAGCCATGTTGTGTCTGGCTGTTCACGCCTATTTTCTGAGTCGATCAGGAAGGGCGGCTCACGAATGACACTACTCTGGCCCGTCTATCTCCTGTTGCTGTTGCCGCTAGGCGTGATGATGTGGTACTGGCCGCAGCCCACCGCTGTCCTGCGGGTGTTGCGCGGCCTGACGCTGTTGTTGATCGTCCTCGCCTTGACCGGGTTGATGGTGAAGTTGCCGAGCCGGGCTGGAACCATCATCGTCGTGGCGGATCGCAGCGCATCGATGCCGGGTAATCACGCCGCATCGGAAAAAGAACTGATCGAGCTGATTTCCAAAGCTCGCGTCAGTGAGGACCGTGTCGGCGTGGTGACATTCGGTGAACACGTGAGGATTGAGCACTCACCCCAGACCGTGCCATTCACAGACTTTACGCAGGATGTCGGCGTCAATGGTTCGCGTCTGAGTGAAGCGGTGGAGAGGGCGCTGAGCCTGATCGAGCCAGGCACGCCGGGACGAGTCGTGGTGCTCAGTGACGGACGCTGGACCGGTACCGATCCGGTTTCCGTTGGTGCCTTGGCCGCCACACGCGGAATTCCCATCGATTTCCGAGAGATGGGGCGGACATCCGCTTCTGACACCGCTATCACACGACTGGATGCGCCGGTTTCGCTGGCTCCACGGGAAGCGTTCATGGTGACTGCGTGGGTACGTTCGCCGGTCTCGCAGGAGATCGTCTATGAACTGCGTCGCGGCGATCAGAGCATCTCACAGGGAAAGCGGCACGTTGATGCGGGAATCAGCCGTCTTATTTTTCGTGACATTGCCGAACAGCCGGGCACGCTTCAGTACTCGCTGAATGTCACCGGCCAGACGGACGATCCGGTGCCGGAGAACAACACCGCCCGATTGCTCGTCGGCGTCGAGGGGCCTCGACCGATGCTCTGTATCAGTGACTCGGCGGATGCGGGATATGCCTCGCTGCTCCGCGCCGGCGGCTTGAACATCACGATCCGCAAGCCAGCCGAAATGCGTTGGGATCTGGCGGACCTTTCAAACTTCACCGGCGTGATCGTGGAAAACATCCCCGCCGGCAAACTCGGCAGCGATGGCCTCAAAACACTGGCTGCCTGGGTCAGTGATGCCGGCGGCGGACTGCTGATGACCGGCGGGCGTCAGTCATTCGGCCCCGGCGGTTATTTCAAGTCGGCACTGGATCCGATTCTGCCCGTGTCGATGGAGCTTCGCCGGGAACATCGCAAACATTCGCTGGCGATCGTCGTAGCACTGGATCGTTCCGGCAGCATGGCGGTGCCGGTCGGCGGCGGACGGACCAAAATGGATCTGGCAGACCTGGGGACCGCGCAGGTGATTGACATGCTGTCGCCCATGGATCAGTTCGGGTGTATCGCGGTGGACAGTGCGCCGCATACGATCGTCGAGCTTTCCACGATGGATAACAAAGAGGCTGCGCGGTCGCGCGTCCTGTCGATCGATTCGCAGGGCGGAGGCATTTTCGTCTATGAAGCACTCGCCGCTGCGGCGAAAATGATCAGTGCTTCCGAACCGCAGACCAGGCACATCATTCTTTTCGCCGATGCCGCTGACGCCGAGGAACCCGGTCAGTACCGGGATCTGATTGATGCCTGCCGCAAAGCGGGCATCACGATCAGCGTGATCGGCCTTGGTACGGAGAAGGACAGTGATGCCGAGCTTCTCAAGGATGTCGCCCGGCGCGGCGAAGGACGAATCTTTTTTACCAACGACCCTGAGGAACTGCCGCGGCTGTTTGCTCAGGACACATTCGTGGTTGCTCGCAGTACGTTTGTCGATGAAGTCACCGGCGTGAGCACGACGGGCGTTCTCTCGTCGCTGACGGGTAAGACATTCACCGACCCGCCGCCGGTGGGTGGCTATAACCTCTGCTATCTTCGCGATGGTGCTCAATTGGCGGTCGTAACGCAGGACGAATACAAAGCTCCAGTCGTAGCCGCATGGCAGGCGGGAATTGGCCGCGCGACGTGTCTGACGCTTGAAGTCAATGGCGAGTTCACCGGGCCGGTACGCAGTTGGAAAGAGCTGGGCGATTTCCTGACGAGCCTGGCGCGATGGACTGGCGGAGCGCAGGGAAATCTACCCGAACACATGCTCCTGACACAGGATGTCGAAGGCGGTATTTGTCGGTTGGAACTGCATCTGGACCCGCAGCGCAAAACGGATCCCATTTCCAGTCTGCCTGTGGTGACGACATTGCGCGGTCATCCCGGTTCAAAACCCGCTACCGAGCGTGTAATGATGCGCTGGACCTCAGCCGACTCGCTGACTGCACAGATTCCGCTCTATGGCGACGAAACCGTCCTTTCGACCGTCAACGTCGAAGGCGCGGGGCTGGTCAGCATGGCTCCCGTGTGTCTGCCGTATTCACCGGAATATCGCCCGACGGATAATCGGCGCGGGCTGGTTACTCTGCGATCTTTAGCACGTTCAACCGGAGGACAGGAAATCATCAACGTCGCCGACGTCTGGCGCGATCTGCCGCGACAGCCGCGATTGATCTTTCTGACGCCGTGGCTGGCGATTGCCGCAGTTATCTGCTTGCTGCTGGAGGTGCTTGAGCGACGGACGGGGGTGCTGTCATCCGTGCAATGGGGCCGGCTGCGCGGTATGCGGCTGCGTCTCGATCGCGCAGAAAAATCACCACGTGACTCATCATCAACCGGGTCTCGAGAATCCACAACGTCAACCGGTGTTCCACGGATGCCAACCGCAGCCGAGTCTCCTGCGTCAGAAGCTTCATCCATCCGCGAAGATGCGCCGCAAGCTGACCTTAGTGACGTATTACAGGATGCACGCCGCCGTGCGCAAGGACGCATCAAGCGCTGATCGTCGTTCCATCGTTACAATTCCACACCTGATGATTGAAATGGTTTCGTTGCACCACGGCGTGATGTCGCGTGATAACTCGCGGCCTGTGCTGCATCGGCAGCAAAACGATCGGATTTAACTCATGGCTAAACGCATACGTATCGGACTTGTTGGCTGTGGTCGGCGGGGAAGTTATATCGCGTCACTTTTTCAGCAGCATCCGCTCGCACAGGTGACTGCATTGATGGATCCATTCCCGGCATGTACCGAGGAATCGGCCAGAAAACTGGGGCTTGCTGATGCAAAGATCTATCACGACTTCGATCGATTCCTGGCAGACTCGCCGACGGATGCACTGCTGATCGCATCGGACCCGCTTAAGCAGGTTGACCTGGCGTGTCGTGCGATGGAGACCGGCAGGCACGCCTGTACGGAAGTGCCCGCTGCATTCACCATCGACGAGTGCTGGCGTCTGATCCGAACCGTGAACAAGACACGGTGCAAGTATCAGCTTATGGAACAGACCCGCTATTGGGGATTCGTCGATGTGTGGCGGTGCATGGTCGAACGCGGTGAGCTTGGCCACGTATGCCTGGCGCAGGGTGAATATGTTCACTATGAACGGGACTGGAACTACTGGGTCGATCCGAAAACAGG encodes the following:
- a CDS encoding BatA and WFA domain-containing protein, with product MPFLTFPLALFTLAAVPTLAAIYWLRNRFRQQPVSSLMLWMDQHQAREGGLRVKRIQTPLLFFLEMAALILLAIAATAPQILWGFNPRPLVIVLDNSYSMRAKAGTDARTVRDRARQAVEREIDRESARGMRIILAGEEPRVLVDAGRTRAEAASRWEEWKCDAVKADLDRALALAGELGGPDARILVVTDVPPSSQIEDGRVRWLAFGTREPNVAIVTAARTRFDKRDRCLFEVANLDQNPRKVSLIIEQRFAVGEGSPAPQMSRVEMDIAPGATSRAVLEVDSRVAQVCGRLADDALSLDNEVVLVPPPDKKVRVQVAITDPKLRPLVELAIKSTDEAILVPSRADVMISDAYAAPVRGTWQVMIENPVGDSATPYVGPFVVNRAHPVARGLTLDGIVWSGQPPLTDAAATQPHNTAWPIISAGNTPLLTDAERAGRDHDLWLSLRSELSTLTQAPAWPILWWNLVHWRATTLPGLDDATVHVGGEVGLAVRSDVEQIELTTPSGAVRRFAADDGRVTMRAEETGVYQVRVGTAEYAFSAAPMNRDESDLSRAATSAAGAWETRGRMLPGYHDLTWLLLVSAMLCLAVHAYFLSRSGRAAHE
- a CDS encoding VWA domain-containing protein, with translation MTLLWPVYLLLLLPLGVMMWYWPQPTAVLRVLRGLTLLLIVLALTGLMVKLPSRAGTIIVVADRSASMPGNHAASEKELIELISKARVSEDRVGVVTFGEHVRIEHSPQTVPFTDFTQDVGVNGSRLSEAVERALSLIEPGTPGRVVVLSDGRWTGTDPVSVGALAATRGIPIDFREMGRTSASDTAITRLDAPVSLAPREAFMVTAWVRSPVSQEIVYELRRGDQSISQGKRHVDAGISRLIFRDIAEQPGTLQYSLNVTGQTDDPVPENNTARLLVGVEGPRPMLCISDSADAGYASLLRAGGLNITIRKPAEMRWDLADLSNFTGVIVENIPAGKLGSDGLKTLAAWVSDAGGGLLMTGGRQSFGPGGYFKSALDPILPVSMELRREHRKHSLAIVVALDRSGSMAVPVGGGRTKMDLADLGTAQVIDMLSPMDQFGCIAVDSAPHTIVELSTMDNKEAARSRVLSIDSQGGGIFVYEALAAAAKMISASEPQTRHIILFADAADAEEPGQYRDLIDACRKAGITISVIGLGTEKDSDAELLKDVARRGEGRIFFTNDPEELPRLFAQDTFVVARSTFVDEVTGVSTTGVLSSLTGKTFTDPPPVGGYNLCYLRDGAQLAVVTQDEYKAPVVAAWQAGIGRATCLTLEVNGEFTGPVRSWKELGDFLTSLARWTGGAQGNLPEHMLLTQDVEGGICRLELHLDPQRKTDPISSLPVVTTLRGHPGSKPATERVMMRWTSADSLTAQIPLYGDETVLSTVNVEGAGLVSMAPVCLPYSPEYRPTDNRRGLVTLRSLARSTGGQEIINVADVWRDLPRQPRLIFLTPWLAIAAVICLLLEVLERRTGVLSSVQWGRLRGMRLRLDRAEKSPRDSSSTGSRESTTSTGVPRMPTAAESPASEASSIREDAPQADLSDVLQDARRRAQGRIKR